GGGAGATATGCTCGGCGTCGCCGTAGACGAAGTGCTCATAAATCTCATCGGTGAAAACAAACAGCCCATACTCCATCGCGACTTCCGACAGAGCCTCCAACTCCGCTCGTGTAAAGATCTTCCCGCAAGGATTGGAGGGCGTATTAACGATCATCGCCCGCGTGCGAGGCGTCAGCGCGGCGCGCAAGGCGTCTAAATCCAGCGTCCAATCGGCCTCCGGCGAAACCGGCGCACAAAGCGGCACGATTACTGGCACTACTCGTTTCGATTTCAACTCGCTGGCGTGATAGCCGTAGAACGGCTCAAAGAGAATCACCTCATCGCCCGGATTTAAAAGCGCCAGCGACGCAGCCTGCAGCCCGCCGGTCGCCCCGCTCGTGACCAGAATCTCCGCATCCGGATCGACCATCATCCGCCGGTCACGCAGCATCTTCGCCGCGATCGCCTGCCTCAGCCGAGCAATCCCATCCAGCCTCGTGTAAATGTTGTGCCCGGCATGGATCGCTTCAATCGCCCCTTCGATCACCGGTCCCGGCGGCTCCGTGTCGCACACACCCTGCGCCAGGTTGACGCCGCCGATCCGGTCGCACTCCATCGTCATGGCGCGAATTTCGGATTGCATTGTGCGCGGTGCCATTTCGCTCAGTGTCAGTTCCTGGCGCTTCCAATTTTCGTTCGTGTTCTCGTTTGTGGGCTTGCCGGCTTCAACAGTCGCAGGTGTCATAGGAAAAGCATCCATTCTTTAAATACCGAAGCTCCATTATTTTTACAGCAATATCACACCGCAGGAGATACAAAGATGGTTTTCTCATGGCATTTGATCTCACTATCCAGCGAATACTCCTCAAGATTGATTTGTTACATTCGTGTTAAAATCGGCACTGCGGAGCAGACCAGACTTTAACTTCGCCTGATTGAAACCCTATGAATCTTTACCTGATGCGCCATGCAGATGCTGGCGTCCCCCGCGAAAATCCCGTTCTAGATGCCAAGCGTGGCTTGATTAAAGAGGGCAAGCAGCAGTGCATGCTGATGGCCGGTGTACTGGCTGGCCTCAAGGCCCAGATTGACGTCATTGTCTCCAGCCCGCTCAAGCGCGCGCGCCAATCCGCCCAGTTCGTCGCGACTGAAATCGGCTTCGAAGCCCCGATTCTTACGTCGCCTGCACTTGCGCCGGACGGCGACTACCCCGCCTTGCAGCAGCTCATCGCAGAGCATTCCGGCCGCGAAGGCGTCCTGTTCGTTGGCCACAATCCCAACCTCCATCAGTTCATCGCCAAACTGATCTCCGGTAACGGGAACGGCAATGGCCACAATCACTTGCCGGGTGGTGGCAGCATTCGTCTTCGCAAAGGCTCCATCGCGCGCGTCGATCTGGCCAAGCGCCCGCCGCAACTGCAATGGCTGATAGATCCGCGCCTAGCCCGGGTTGTCTACGCCAGTGTCACAAAGAGTTCGCGCCCAAAGACCTCGCGGAAGTAGTCAGCCTCTTTGCGCAGCGACCAAAGCTCCAGTTCCGCCCCAGTCCGTCCCGGCTCCAGTTCCAGCAAAACCCGCTTGGGATAGACCCGCGCCGCAACGCGCAGGACATCCGAGGCCCGATCCTGGTTCAGCGCCCGCGCCAGCCTCAGCAGCACCACGCTTTTCTGCACATTCGCGTGCTCCTGCGGCGGAATATTCCGCATCGCCCGGTCTCCGGGCTGCGGACGAGTCTTGCCCAGATAGCGTGCCATCGCCGAGATGATCGTCCGCTGCAGTATCGTGTATCCGTAAATCTCGGAACTTGAAATGATGTACTGCGTGTGCCGGTGATGTCCCTGGTGATTCAGAAACTTGCCGGTTTCGCTCAACATCGCCGCTGCTGCAAGCCAGTTTTCATACTCCGCAGGCAGGTGATGAAGCGTGGCCAGATCGCGATAGAGCTGCTCGGCATGATTTTTGACTGGCTCAACCATGCGCAGATTGACGCCATAGCGCTTCGCCGTCGCCAGCACACTTTCCCAGCGCTCCTGCTCAAATTGCAGGTGCGCCGTCGCGCGGTCATCCTTTTCCGCCAGCATCTGGGCCAGAATTCCATCGCGCAGTCCCAGGTCCGAATAGCGAAACCCTGCCAGATCAAAGGTTTCCAGCAACTCGGCGTACACCACAGTCCCGGCCACAATAATCTCCGCGCGTTTCGGTCCAATACCGGGCACAGCCGACCGTTCCTCCATATTCATCTTGCGGAGCTTGGTCGCCAGCCGCCGGACCTGTTGTTGCGTGGTGATGTCCATGGCAACCTGCGATGTTACTGGGCGGGAGGCGCCAGTTTTTCCGCTATGCGTCAATTTGGAAGCACTTCCAGCCGAGCGGGTTCCGGCGATCCTCGCGCCCGGCTTTGTTCCCGCGTCAGACTTGACCAGCGCCGTACGCGCCTCGCACAACGCCGCCGCCGTTCCCGAGGTTGCAATCACCAGCGGCACAGCCCCCGGCTGGATCCGTCTGTGCGCACGCCGCAACTCCCGCGCAATGAACTGCTTCATCCGCGCAAGACCCTCCTCCGATGGCGGATCGTCCGGGATAAACTCCCGCGTCAGCCGAACCGCGCCAAGCGGCAGACTGACCGTATCTTTGATCCGTTTGTGTTCGCTGAGAGTGATCTCGCAGCTTCCGCCGCCCACATCCACCAGCATCACCTTGCCGCCCGCACCCAGTTCGTTTGTCATGACGCCGCGATGAATCAGCCGCCCCTCTTCGAGGCCGGAAATGATCTCAATCGTCCACCCGGTCTCCGCCTTGGCCCAGGTGACAAAGGCCTGCGCATTGCGCGCGTCACGCATGGCCGCCGTGGCCACCACGCGGATCTGGTCCACTCCATGAGCCTGCACGGCGCGCTGAAATCGCTTCAGCGCCTTCAGCGTCGTCGCCATCGCGTCTGGCGAAACCAGCCCGGTGTCGAAGACGCTGGTGCCCAGCCGCGTAACTTCGCGGTCCTCATGCAGCGTTTTCAGGCGATGCGCCACGACCCTGGCGATCTTGAGGCGGCAGGAGTTGGACCCGATATCGATTGCGGCAAAGGTGGCGGCGAGCGTGGGCATTCTCAGATTCGGGCGCGCTCGATGAGTTACTTCACAAGCCGCCTACCGCAACAATACAACACGCAACGCGAATATTCGGTCAAAGGAGTGCCGACGGGAAGCAACATCGGAATTGGACGGAACCCGCGCCACACCATTCACGCCCTCGCGGCAGCACTGCCTCTGTACAAAAGAGAAGCGAGGGAATCACCTCCCTCGCTTCTTTGCATGAACCGGATTGAAGATCCTCTATGCGCTGGCTTCTTCAATGGCTTCAACATGGATCAGTCTTGCCGTCTCTTCCAGCTTTCCGGTCACCTTGACAGACTTGCCTTCAAACTTCTGGGCCTTGTCCGGTGTGTCAAGCCTGTAGACGTCGCCCGAGGAAGCCCGCAGCACGAATTCAGAGCCGTCCTTCACGATGGTTCCCATAAAGGTCGAGGACTTGGCAGTGCGCTGATCCGGCGTAGCCTGGCCGGGTGGCGGCGAAGGAGCAGGGTCCTGAGCATAGATTGCACCGGACCGTTCAGGGGTGGGCTGCAATGCCTCGGCAGCATAGCCCACCATGATTGAAATCGCAAGCACGGA
This portion of the Acidicapsa acidisoli genome encodes:
- a CDS encoding Ppx/GppA phosphatase family protein yields the protein MPTLAATFAAIDIGSNSCRLKIARVVAHRLKTLHEDREVTRLGTSVFDTGLVSPDAMATTLKALKRFQRAVQAHGVDQIRVVATAAMRDARNAQAFVTWAKAETGWTIEIISGLEEGRLIHRGVMTNELGAGGKVMLVDVGGGSCEITLSEHKRIKDTVSLPLGAVRLTREFIPDDPPSEEGLARMKQFIARELRRAHRRIQPGAVPLVIATSGTAAALCEARTALVKSDAGTKPGARIAGTRSAGSASKLTHSGKTGASRPVTSQVAMDITTQQQVRRLATKLRKMNMEERSAVPGIGPKRAEIIVAGTVVYAELLETFDLAGFRYSDLGLRDGILAQMLAEKDDRATAHLQFEQERWESVLATAKRYGVNLRMVEPVKNHAEQLYRDLATLHHLPAEYENWLAAAAMLSETGKFLNHQGHHRHTQYIISSSEIYGYTILQRTIISAMARYLGKTRPQPGDRAMRNIPPQEHANVQKSVVLLRLARALNQDRASDVLRVAARVYPKRVLLELEPGRTGAELELWSLRKEADYFREVFGRELFVTLA
- a CDS encoding DUF5818 domain-containing protein: MRMRNSIFTLQGALSVLAISIMVGYAAEALQPTPERSGAIYAQDPAPSPPPGQATPDQRTAKSSTFMGTIVKDGSEFVLRASSGDVYRLDTPDKAQKFEGKSVKVTGKLEETARLIHVEAIEEASA
- the sixA gene encoding phosphohistidine phosphatase SixA, whose protein sequence is MNLYLMRHADAGVPRENPVLDAKRGLIKEGKQQCMLMAGVLAGLKAQIDVIVSSPLKRARQSAQFVATEIGFEAPILTSPALAPDGDYPALQQLIAEHSGREGVLFVGHNPNLHQFIAKLISGNGNGNGHNHLPGGGSIRLRKGSIARVDLAKRPPQLQWLIDPRLARVVYASVTKSSRPKTSRK
- a CDS encoding pyridoxal phosphate-dependent aminotransferase; this translates as MAPRTMQSEIRAMTMECDRIGGVNLAQGVCDTEPPGPVIEGAIEAIHAGHNIYTRLDGIARLRQAIAAKMLRDRRMMVDPDAEILVTSGATGGLQAASLALLNPGDEVILFEPFYGYHASELKSKRVVPVIVPLCAPVSPEADWTLDLDALRAALTPRTRAMIVNTPSNPCGKIFTRAELEALSEVAMEYGLFVFTDEIYEHFVYGDAEHISPATLPGMRERTIVISGFSKTFSVTGWRLGYLVADAKWLGAISYFHDLTYVCAPSAFQHGAAQGLEQLGPEFYTQLATDHEAKRARIVAALKDAGMKPYIPRGAYYVLADASQLPGETAAIKARWLLAKTGVAAVAGSAFFRAGHGEDLLRFCFAKKDDDLDDACVRLRTLGSGSV